The sequence TATCAGCCAGCCCTATGTGACCTTGGCATTTATCTACGGTGATGTCGTTTTGAGTGGTAATGCTGCTAAAGAAGCCTTAACCCTTGTTACCCAAGGCGGAACGACCTATCAAATTAACCGTGCGCTGGATGAAGAGCAAGTTGCGGTTGAAACTTTACAAACACTTGGATTTAGTCGCTTTATATTCGATATTGGCAGTTTATCTTCCCACTGGCGTTTAGGGGCATTGCCCGATGGGATTCGGGAGTGGTTGCAATTTATCGAGGAAGACGTGCCAAGATTACAAGCCCAAGGTGTTGAGGTGTTATTGGCGCCCGAGTTTAGCCTTAAGGTAGTTGACACGGCGTTAACGGTTGAGCTGGATGACAGTAAAGAGGGCTGGTTTTCGCTGTCTTTGCATGCGGATATCAATGGTCAGCGCCTACCCATGTTGCCGCTGGTGGCCACTTGGCTTAAACAACATGGTGAGCCCGCCGATGATGCAGAGCTATTGCTACCTAGCCCAAATGGTGAGTGGCTTAAAATTAAAGCCAGTGTTATCAAACCCTTGATGAGTATTATTTTAGAGCTGTTTGAACAGCACCGCGGCAACAGTATCGCCTTACCTAAATATCGGGCACATTTACTCAATGAGTTAGCCCAGAGTGATATCAGCTTGCTCAATGGTGAGCGGGTGCGCCAACTTGCGGCCAAATTAGAACAATTTACTGGTGTTGTTGCGGTTACTGCGCCAACCCAATTACAGGCAGAACTGCGTCCCTACCAGCAACAGGGCTTAAATTGGCTATGTTTTTTAAAGGAATATCAGCTAGGTGGTATTTTAGCCGACGATATGGGATTGGGTAAAACCATTCAAACTTTGGCGTTCCTGTTGAAGCAAAAACAGCTTAAGTCAGCGGCTGGCCCTCATCTACCCAGTTTAATTATTTGCCCCACCAGTTTGGTCGGGAACTGGGCAAAGGAGGCGGCGAAATTTGCGCCTTCGTTAACACTGGCGGTGATCCATGGTGCACAGCGAGGGCCGCTTTTGGCACGGTTAAGTGAGTTTGATGTGGTTGTTACTACCTATCCGTTAATGGTGAGGGATAACGATTATTACCAGGCACAAGCTTTTGAGCACATTGTGCTCGATGAAGCACAGCAGATTAAAAATGCTCAAGCTAAAGTCAGTCAGATGATTAAAGCACTGCAATCGCCATTTAAACTCTGCCTTACGGGGACGCCCCTTGAAAACCATTTAGGTGAACTCAAATCCTTGATGGATTTTTGTTTGCCGGGACTCCTTGGGACAACGGCTTATTTTAATAAGGAGTTTCGCAATCGGATTGAGCGTTACGGCGATAGCGAGCAGGTAAAAGTGTTGAGTCAACGCATTGCGCCCTTTGTGCTCAGACGGACTAAGGCGGAGGTAGTGACTGAACTTCCGCCTAAAACCGAAATTTATCAAAGCCTTGAGCTTGAGAAAGATCAACGCAATCTGTACGAGAGTATTCGCTTAAGTATGGAGAAAAAAATTCGGGAATTATTTGCTACTCAAGGGGTTGCTGGGAGTCATATTGAGTTTTTAGATGCGTTGCTTAAATTGCGCCAAGCCTGCTGCGACCCAAGATTGGTTAAACTGGAGCAGGCGCAAAAGGTTAAAAATAACGCCAAGCTTAACTGGCTTAGCCAAAATCTGCCGGAAATGGTGCAGGAAGGTCGCAAGATTTTAATCTTCAGCCAATTTACTAGCATGCTGATTTTGATTGAAGAATTACTGCAATCCTTAGAGATCGACTACAGCAAATTGACAGGGCAAACTCGGCTACGTCAGGTGCAGATTGATAAATTCCAAGAAGGCGATACGCCAGTGTTTTTAATTAGCTTAAAGGCGGGTGGAACCGGGCTTAATTTGACCGCTGCTGATACGGTTATCCATTACGATCCTTGGTGGAATCCTGCGGCCGAAAGGCAAGCCACTGACAGAGCACACCGTATTGGCCAAGAAAACCCTGTGTTTGTCTACAAGCTTATTGCCGAGGGAACGGTCGAAGAAAAAATCCAAGAGATGCAGCAGCATAAACAAGGTTTAGCCGATAGTATTCTTGAAGGTAAGGGCAATGGCGCGTGGCAAGGCAGCGCCGATGAACTGCTATCTTTATTCCACTAAGGCATTGTTGCATATCACCGCCGATGGTCGTTTACTTGGCGACTCTTGTACAAGCCGAGCGGTACAGATTGATGGTTAAAAATTCTTTTTAAAATGCGAGTTAAAAGACAGAGGTGACCCATGCAGTACCCAGTCGATACCCATACCCATACCGTGGCATCCTCCCATGCCTATAGCACTATCCATGATTATCTTGCGGTGGCAAAACAAAAGGGGGTCCGCCTGTTTGCTACCACAGATCATGGCCCTGCCATGGCGGATGCACCGCATTTTTGGCATTTCGTGAATTTACGGGTATTGCCGCGTATGGTCGATGGCGTCGGGATTTTACGTGGCATTGAAGCCAATATTAAAAATCGCGACGGTGAAATCGATTACTTTGGCGATTATCTGTCGCAGCTTGATATTGTCTTGGCAGGATTCCATGAACCTGTGTTTGCGCCCTCGGATAAGGTAACCCATACCGAGGCGATGATTAATACCATTAGAAGTGGCAAGGTCGATATTATTACTCACCCAGGAAACCCCGCATATCCCATTGATATTGAAGCTGTCGTTACCGCTGCCGCCCAATATGGGGTTGCACTTGAAATTAATAATTCCTCCTTTGAAGTGTCTCGTAAGGGCAGTGAAGCAAACTGCACCGCGATAGCCAAGGCGGCGAAAGCGTTAGGTGCAACCTTAGTTATGGGGTCTGATTCCCATGTGGCATTTAGCCTTGGTGGATTTGATCGCGCCTTAAGCATTATCGATGCGGTTGATTATCCAAAGGATAAACTGCTTAATCGCTCGCCCATGGCGCTGTTAGACTTTTTGACTCTGCGTGGGCATCAAACTGTTGCTGATTTTATACCGCACTTTCGCGATGAAGCAATTTGAGGCTTTTGATAAATCAATGCAGGATGTCACTCCCGCGCGACCAACAGTCCTCTTAACTGGCGCGCACAGCCAACTGGCGAAAGCATTAATCCGAACGCATCTCAATGGTGGATTAGTATTTAATCTCCATCCGCTTACGCATGCAGCCTTAGATATCAGCGATAAATACAGTGTGGCTGAGGTGTTTGCGCAGGTGAAACCCGACTGGGTGATTAACTGCGCGGCCTATAATGCGGTCGACAAGGCTGAGACGGCGGTGGATGAGGCTTATCGCGTCAATAGCCTCGGCCCAGAATTATTGGCAACCGAATGTGCGCTCACGGGCGCGCGGTTAGTGCATATTTCCAGTGATTATGTTTTTAGCGGTCTGCTTACGGGAGTTGAGGCAAATGCCTTAAGTGAAACTGTGACACCTTCACCATTATCCGTTTATGGCAAGAGTAAGCTCGCCGGAGAGCAAGCGGTGCAGCGTATCTTGGGTGAGCGCGCAATTGTTATTCGTACCGCATGGCTGTACGGGGTCGATGGGCATAATTTTGTGAAAACCATGCTGAGGTTGATGGCCGCCACGCCCGATGCTCAGCCGCTCTTTGTGATTGACGATCAAATTGGCTCACCTACGTGGGTCGATGCCCTCGCGTCGCTTATCTGGCAACTGATGCTAAGGGGCGAGTCGGGGCTATTCCATTACGCTGGGCAGGGGCAATGCAGTTGGTATGAATTTGCTGCTGAAATTCAGCAGCAAGCGTTGGCTCTGAAGTTATTAAAGAAAGCCGTGCCTATCATTGCCACTGATAGCCTCAGTTATGCCGCCAAAGCGCTTGAGAAAGGCAATGTGCTGGCACAAAGGCCGAGTTACAGCGCGCTTAATAGCGCTAAACTACGAGATACGCTAGGGAAGGATAATCTTGCCGCAATACAATGTCCTGAAGTTTGGCAGGATTGGCGAGTACAACTCAACTGCATGCTTAACGCCCTTATAACACAAAGTGCAAAACCTTAAACAGACGCCGCTCAGTGCTACTCACTGGCAAGTGGATTGCCTTTGCTGCCCTTCCAATCCTATGTGGTTTATTTTCAAGGCGGTGAATACGAATGCAGCCTAGGGAATGACTCTTTTCAGCGTATCTTGCTTGGCTTAGACTCGACTTATTTAAAATTAACGCCTGTTGCTTAGGACTTAAGCTTTGGTGTTTAGCCCCCTTAGTCAATTTTGCTTGATGTATGACGAATTTGTTCTTAATTCTCAATGGCTGCTGGTGGCATAATGCCGCAAAGCTGATTGAATAAAGGACGACTAAGTGACCGATATCACCACGATTGCACTGCATTTTTCTAAAGCGGACTTGTTGCGGCTAGTGAATATAGCCCATGCGGCAGGTGATGCCATTATGGCGATTTACGCGCAAGAGCATATTGCTGTTACACAAAAGAGTGATGAGAGTCCTGTAACCGCTGCCGATCTTGCGGCCCATAGGGTGATTGTCAGTCAATTAGCTGAGCAATTTGCGGGCATTGCTGTGATGTCAGAAGAAGCCGCCGATATTGCTTGGGATGAGCGTGAGCAATGGCAAACTTACTGGCTTATCGATCCTTTAGACGGCACTAAGGAATTTATTAAGCGAAATGGTGAGTTTACCGTCAATATAGCGCTCATTCATCAAGGCGAAGCTATCGCGGGTGTGGTTTATGCTCCTGTGTTGAACACGACTTATTATGGGGCGAGACACTTAGGTGCGTGGCGACAGGATGGACAGCAAGAACAGCTGCTGCAGGGCTGCAAGATACCAAGACAGGTGCCGATAGTGGTGGGCAGTCGTTCGCACTTAAGCCCAGATGTGGCTGATTATTTGAACAATATTGGCCAACATGAAATGTTAAGCGTGGGAAGCTCGCTGAAGTTTTGTATGTTGGCAGAAGGTAAGGCCGATCTCTATCCAAGATTGGGGCCTACCAGCGAATGGGACACGGCGGCGGCGCAGGCGGTACTTGAAAGCGCAGGCGGAAAAGTTGTGTGTTATGACTCAGGTTTACCCTTAACCTACAATCAAAAACCTGACATATTAAACCCTTATTTTATTGCCACAGCGCCTGGCTGGGCAAAATAACGAGCAATCACAAGTGAGTCTGCGCGGACTCCTTGGTAGAACAATAGCGGAGAAGGTCATTCATGATACGCATGGGCATCGATTTAGGTGGTACTAAAATAGAACTCGTCGCCTTAAATAACGAAGGAAATGAGGTTGTTCGCAAGCGTATCAATACCCCTCGGGATTATCAGGGCACACTTAACGCGATTGTAGATTTAGTCAACGAAGCTGAATCCACTTTAGGTGAAAAGGGCTCGGTGGGTGTAGGTATTCCAGGTGTTATATCCCCCTATTCTGGGTTGGTTAAAAATGCCAATTCAACTTGGATCAACGGTCATCCCCTCGATGTGCATTTAGGGGAGCTCTTAGGCCGTGAAGTGCGTGTTGCCAATGATGCCAACTGTTTTGCCTTATCAGAGGCGGTTGATGGGGCTGCAGCGGGTAAGTCAGTCGTGTTTGGCGTCATCATTGGCACAGGCTGCGGTGCAGGGGTTGCAATTAACGGTAAAGTGCACGCTGGTGGTAATGGTATCGGCGGTGAGTGGGGGCATAATCCATTGCCGTGGATGACCAAGGAGGAGTTTAATACCACCCGTTGTTTTTGCGGTAATCCTGATTGTATCGAAACCTTTATTTCAGGTACTGGTTTTGTCCGAGATTACAATGAGGCGCTCAGTCGCGCAGCAAGCGTCCAACGTGTGCCCGCTAAATCTGGTTCAGAGATCATGAGCTTAGTCGATGGGGGCGATGAGATTGCCTTAGCTGCCTTTGAACGCTATGTGGATAGGCTCGCGCGCTCACTGGCTCATGTGATTAATCTACTTGATCCTGATGCGATTGTGTTAGGTGGCGGCATGTCGAATGTTGAGGCTATTTACCCAAGATTACCTGCATTATTAAGCCATTATGTTGTAGGGCGCGAATGCCGAACACCAGTTGTGCAGAATCTTTATGGCTGCTCTTCCGGCGTGCGTGGCGCTGCGTGGTTATGGGAAAAATAAGGCAATCTTTCCTCTTAAAACGCATCGCCAACGCGATGCGTTTTGTTTTCTTTTGATGTTATGATTGCGCTCCTTTGAATAATTGGGCGCTAGCGCATGTTTTGGGTTAAAAAAGCTGTCTCTCAGGCAATCATGCCTATTCCATTTATCCTGCTGTTATTGCTGTTTTCCTTGATTATTTGGCGCAGACCGAGGCTAGCAAAATGGGCGATTGCTGGCGCTTTTACCCTTCTACTGGTATTAAGTAGTCAATTTAGTGTCGATTATTTAGTCAAGCCGCTTGAGACCCAATATCCCATCAATGCAAGCTCCATCACTGGTCAGTGCGTGGTGATGGTGCTCGGCTCGGCTCACTCGGATATAGAAGACGCTACGGCGGTGCAATCCTTATCGGCGGTAGCTTTAGCGAGACTAACAGAAGGACTGCGGCAGCTTAAGTTAGGTCAAGATTGCACTTTGGTCGTTAGTGGGTGGGGCGGTGAGCTAACCAAACATCCCCACGCTGAAGTGATGGCCAAGGCTGCGGCAGAACTTGGCGTTGATGCGTCACGCATTATTCAATTTCCCCTCGCGCGTGACACCCTTGAAGAAGCGCAATACTTTAAGGATCACTTTGGCAATCAATCTGTTCGTTTAGTGACTTCGGCTTCCCATATGCCACGGGCGATGGCGATTTTTAGTGGTAAAGGATTAATTGCGAGCGCGGCGCCGACGGATTTTAGGGCCAGAGACGATTTTTACTGGCGCTTTACTGCAGATAACCTATTAGCCTCGCAACGTGCGCTACATGAATACATTGGCCGTTTATGGCTTTGGATAAAACAGGAATAAAAATATGGCCTTAGAGTCAGATGTCGTTTCGATTCGCCCACTCTCTAAGCGTAATGGCTTAGCCTTAACCATTGTAGGAGCCAGTGCTTTTGTTTTGGGTTTTGGTTTATTTGTACTATTTCCTGAGCTATTTGCCGTGGGCTTAGTGTTTTTCAGCTTAGGTGCAATTGCGTTGATATTGGGCCTTGCAAAGGTTTACGAGCCTGACACAACTTTGACTATGGATGAGCAGGGGCTGACTTATTTTCATCGGCGCGGCAAAGTGTCAATAAACTGGGATAATATTCAGCGGGTTGACATTCCAAGGGTGACTCAGGGTGTTGAGACTATTGAGCTTTCCTATATTGGTATTAAGCTCAAACAGTTAAATCCGATACTCGATAAAATTTCATTACGGCTTGCGGCGGGATTATTGACTGAGCAACGGCCGTTACTGGTTACCGCCGCATCACAGCAGGAAGACTTAGCGACCTTAGAGACTTATCTTGGTGCTGAATTTAGTCCTTTGGTGATTGATGGCGATCGTTACCGAGGTGTATTGGCGATGTTTGGCCATCGCTGCGTGATGCTCAATACTCACCTCGGCTATCATCTTTATATTCCCCATGACAGTTTAGATCGGGACCCTCGAGAGTTTATTAAGCTATTAAGGCAACGGATTGAACAGTATTGGGTGCAGACAAACACGCGCTTAATTCACATGGATAAAAAAGGGGCCCCGAAGGGGCCCCAATAAGTTGCAGAGAACAAGTTTGGGTTGTGCAGGGTGCAACCCAAAGGTACTAGTACTAGTGTGCTACCTCTGCGTGTACCTTATCTATGCCATAGGTTTTACCTTCAGCATGGCAGGTCGCGCATGATTCTACTGGTAGGTTAGAATCGGTGACTGCATCCGCTTCTACAATCGCACCGTTACTTCTAAAGTGGGCTACTGCTGCTGCATCTGAGTGAGCGTGACAGCTGCGGCATGATTCAGCCACTGGGCTAATGTAGTTGCTACCCACTTTGATCGAACGTTTTTCTGAGGTTAAACCACCGTCAGTTGCGAACAGTTTAGCGCTGTCTTTATGGCAAGCAGAACATGCGGTTTCTGGCGATGGATAACCTTCTAACTCACCAGCAGCATTACGGAAGATACCTGTGATAGAGTCAAAGTTACCACTGTGGAAACGGTGGGCAACAGTGAACAGGTCTTTGTTGTTGAAGGTAACGTCTGGATTAACCACTTTGCTTCCATCATCACCTTTGTAAACAACCGTTTTGTGACCTGAAGCACCTGTTGTATCGTTATGACAGTTCATACACTGAGTGAAGGTGTAAGTGCCATGTCTTGTTCCTTTGATATAGTCTAAGGTGCCGTGACAGGCATTACATTTTGCTTCTTCAACAGTAATACGACTTGGGTCTGCCATACGAGCAGTGCTGACTGCGCTTCCATCTAAGCTGAAGAATTTAACAGGGGAGCTGTTACCTATTGGGTTTGTGGGTCCAAACTCAAGTCCAGTTGCATTACAGCTTGTTACCGCGCCAGCTTTAATACAAGCGTTAGCTTCTGAACTGACGTAGATGGTTCCTATTGCTTGTGCATCAGGAATATCTTTAACGAAAGTTAATACACCGCCAGAAAGCGTACCGCTTGCTAAGTTTAAGCTGATAGCTGTAGGTTTAACATCACGCCACGCATAAACAGTACCATCGGTAGCAACATTACCCAGCAATAAGCCGTTAGCAACTAACTTTCCTGTTGGATTGTTTGTAGCATGATAAGTTGCAAGGCTTGTTCCATCGGCAATGGGGGCGCCATTGATGCTTACGTTGGCCTTGAGGGTTAACGTCTTCATACCTAAGGTGGCTGATGGAACTACTGCTGCACTTGTAAAGTCCACTTTAAATAAATCAGCATATTCAGCACGTTTGCCAACACTGTGAACTGCCTCAGGTGTTAGGCTGCCGCTGCCGTGGCAAGATTTACACTGAGTATCATCAGCTTGGGCTAGACCAAACTCAGAGTGGTTTTCACCAGTAGCGAAGTTGACATTAATATGGCAACCCACACAAGCTTGAGCGTAGATATTGGTGTTATAACTTGGTGCACCATCATGACAGGATTTACATTCTTTCAAGTCTGATGGGAAACCAATTTCACCAAAGTATTCTTTCGCTTCACCTGAGAGATAAGCTGCATTATGTTCACCCGCGTGGATGCGGTGGATCATGGGAGCAAAATCAAATACCCAACCTTCAGCAAGTTGAGCATCGCTAGGAACGAGATCAGGATTGTGGCAAGTTACACAGTTTTTAACATCTTGATAGTTATGGTGGGCTTCAATCTTGGCGATATGGCCATCCACTTCACCGTGACAGTTTTTACATGCGGCACTCGATACTGTGTCTTTACCTGATGCGGCTAGCTCATCAGTTGTAGGAATAAAATCAACGGGTACTGACAGTACTTTATCCGCTAAGGCGACGCCTTGGCTATTGACGATATTGTAAGCACGTACAAATACTCTGTGAACCGCGTTAGGGTTATCGTTTGGATTGATGATTGGCGCAGCGCCATCATAGGTCCACGTGGCTGTGTAGGTACCTGGATTTGCCGCATCTTCTTTTAATGTACACGCATTCTTAGTACCGTTTAGGCCGTTGAGTGTACACGTTAATGAGCTGCCAGCTTTGTTTGCTGTGGCATTGTTTTGCCATTCAATTGGCGCACCAGTTCCAGAAGTGTTTTCATTTGCCGTTAAAGAGTAAACGGCAATTTTATCGAGTCCCATAAAGGGGACGTCTTTGCCTGAGCTCTTTCCGGTTAAGGTAAACTTAACACTAAAGCCTTCACTACTCGTGACTTTAATGTCGGCGGGGCTAAGGGTGAATTTCAGATCGGTTATAGATTCTGCGGTTTTAGCAAAAGAACCAGCAGGAAGACCTGGTGTTCCAGGCGTTCCTGGGGTGCCGGGTGTTCCGGGGGCACCGTCTTTCCCGTCTTCTCCGTCCCCGCAGGCGGTTAAACACAAGGCACTAGTGAGAGCTAGTGCCAGTAGAGATTTATTGTAGTTTTTCATCATCGCGTCCCTTTTCTTTCTATAAGACTGCGTGTGCAGTGATTCTACTATAGGGCGAACCACCTACTTATAAAGTGGTATTTGCAAGTTTGTATCCGATATGTGAACAGTGCTTTAACACATAAAAACGGAAATTCTAAAATGTGAAATTAGATATTTTATTAATTGAAATTGATGCGCAAAAACATGAGGTGGCTAGCATATTTTTACTTATATATTTAATGGGTTGTTTAGATTAATTTTCAATTAATTTAATGATAGGAGACTAATGAAACCTATATTTGGCACTTTTAATGGCGAAAAGTAAGTCAGAAGTGGCTCTTTTAAGCAGTGAGTTTAGGGGAGGTATTTGCGCTTCTAAAGTTAATGTCTAACAATTTTAACCTTTTAAAAACATTTGGCATCCATGCCTAATAATTATTGAGAGACTCTCGAATTGGAGCTAAGCACAGTTAACCATGACCTAACCACAAGCTCACATTGGGTTTGATTGTAGCGCCGATGACTTCGTGGTTTTTCGATGAGAAAATATTGCGGTGGCATAATCGTTTCATGCAGACGATGCAACTCTGATACTGATAGCGGTACGAGTTTTAGTCCTGGCATATGTTTTACGGTGTGCATATCGATGCTCGAACAAAATGCTACGCTTTGCATCGTGAGTAAGTGTGCATACCATTCTTCTCGGTCGATGACCCTTTCAATCGAGGGTAACAGCAACCCCTGACGCTGACAGAAAAGTTCAAGAGGATCAATTCTAGCGTTAAAACCTTTCATCTCTAAACACAGAAACGAATGACGACAGATTTGCTCAAGGGTAATGTCAAATTGGCTTTCCCAAAGAGGATGATGTTTTGAAGCGACGATATATACACTGGCAATGCTTCCTAAGTGGGTAATGGTGAGCTCTTTTGTTTCTACGGGTTCTTGTGTAATGCCAAGGTCTAACTCACCTGCATGTATTAACTCGGCACTATTATCTTGCCATTTATGAAGTCTTATTTGCCCTAGCTCGCTGATCACTTCGGGTGAGCTGAGCTGCGGAGCTAAGAAACTTAATAACCCATTACTCGCGGCAATATGCAAAGGCAGTTCAACGTGACTTGCCGAATGTTGGAGCTGTAATGCCGATTGCTCTAGGTGATGTACTGCATCCGTAAATTGACAAATCGCGACATAAAGGCTTTCGGCAAGGGGAGTGGGTTTGAGTCCCTGTTGTCGCCTATAAAATAATTCATCGTTAAAGGTTAAGCGAAGTGCATTAAGGCAGCGGCTAATTTTGGGGGCTGATACATTTAAGGCTTTAGCTGCACTATTTGCATGACCGTTATCAAAAATACTTTTAAATACAAGTAAAGTGAATACATCGAGTTCGCAGATTTGTTTTAGTAATGGATTGCTCATTTGGTTTCGCCTTGCGATGAGTCTTAGTCTGCAATGACACTGTGGTTTCGCCTTGCGATGAGTCTTAGTCTGCAATGACACTGTGGTATAGCCTTGCCATGCTAGTAAAATCTGTTAAGCAGCAACAATTATGCACGGTATGCATTTTTAGTCAGTGAGGTTAGCAGTTGCTGTACGGCTGAACTGTGATCTCAATCGTTATATTAACAATTATTTAACGATTCATTCTGTTTAATGGACTATTGGGCGTTTATTTAGACAGTTCATCTCGAGTGAATTCGGCAGGTAAATAGCTTATCTACCAAGCTTCTTTATCGGTATGGTGTGGGGCAGTGTTAGTTTTCTTGACTCTGCGATATCAAGACATTGGTTGGTGTTGTCGATGGTAAGCTATGGGCATGGATTGTCTGATTATCTTCTTTAATTCTTAAGCCAATAAACTGACCACCTTCATTGATTTGCATGGAGGTACAAGCCACATCCCCATCAACAACACCATGGGCTTGAATGACTAAACGCTCACATATTAAACGACCTTTAAAATAGCCATCGATAATCAATTCTCGGCATTTTACCTCGCAGTGAAGATTTCCCGTTTGCTCAACAATAATGTTTGCCTGCGACAGGATTTGCCCTTGAATAGCTCCACCAATCAAGACATCGCTCGTAAATTCGATATTACCTGTTAGCTTAGTGCCTTCGGCAATAAAGCTCAGAGTGGGGGACGATTTGCGGGTAAACAAGAACTTTTTGCCGAACATGGTGATGTAAGACCTAATACATTGGGATTGAAATAGCATTGGGATTGAAATAGTAACGTAAAAGCAAGGGTAAGCCCAGTTCTGCAGTGTGAATTGCTTGATGGTTATTCTGGTTGCTTAATACTAATCGCTTGACTTGGGCAGGGGGCGACACAGGCGCCGCAACCGGTGCATAGGCTGGTGTCAATTTTTGGCATAGGCGCTTGACCCACACTTAGGGTAAAACCAATGGCGCGGGGTTCACAGGCATCCTTACAACTTTGGCACCAAATGCCTTGAAAGGTTAAACAGTTATCTTGAATTACCGCTTGGTGTTGCCATGGCGTTTGGCTCAAATCAAATAGCTTTTCTTCTGGGCAGATGGTGGCACACTGAGCACAAAAAGTGCACTCATTGTCCTTAAACGAGATTTCAGGAAAGCCGCCATCACCTTTGAAAATTATCTTAGTTTCACAGGCGGTGATGCAGGCTGAGCAGCGAGTACACACATCGGTAAACTCAACTTCTTCGCGCACCCAAGGCGGCCTAATCACGACGGATTTTCTACGGTTAAAGAGACTACGGCGACTGTGATTAATGCTTTCTGTCATAGGTGTTTAATGGATAACAATTTTTATTAATCGATAAGAAAAATGGCTTGGGAATTACCGCAAGCCATTTAGATGATTAGCCTTTATAACCATTGGGATTGGTTGATTGCCAATGCCAACTGCTATTTGCCATATCTTCAAGACTATGAGTCGCCTGCCAGTCCAGATCGGTTTTTGCATGATCTGGAT comes from Shewanella oneidensis MR-1 and encodes:
- a CDS encoding OmcA/MtrC family decaheme c-type cytochrome, producing the protein MMKNYNKSLLALALTSALCLTACGDGEDGKDGAPGTPGTPGTPGTPGLPAGSFAKTAESITDLKFTLSPADIKVTSSEGFSVKFTLTGKSSGKDVPFMGLDKIAVYSLTANENTSGTGAPIEWQNNATANKAGSSLTCTLNGLNGTKNACTLKEDAANPGTYTATWTYDGAAPIINPNDNPNAVHRVFVRAYNIVNSQGVALADKVLSVPVDFIPTTDELAASGKDTVSSAACKNCHGEVDGHIAKIEAHHNYQDVKNCVTCHNPDLVPSDAQLAEGWVFDFAPMIHRIHAGEHNAAYLSGEAKEYFGEIGFPSDLKECKSCHDGAPSYNTNIYAQACVGCHINVNFATGENHSEFGLAQADDTQCKSCHGSGSLTPEAVHSVGKRAEYADLFKVDFTSAAVVPSATLGMKTLTLKANVSINGAPIADGTSLATYHATNNPTGKLVANGLLLGNVATDGTVYAWRDVKPTAISLNLASGTLSGGVLTFVKDIPDAQAIGTIYVSSEANACIKAGAVTSCNATGLEFGPTNPIGNSSPVKFFSLDGSAVSTARMADPSRITVEEAKCNACHGTLDYIKGTRHGTYTFTQCMNCHNDTTGASGHKTVVYKGDDGSKVVNPDVTFNNKDLFTVAHRFHSGNFDSITGIFRNAAGELEGYPSPETACSACHKDSAKLFATDGGLTSEKRSIKVGSNYISPVAESCRSCHAHSDAAAVAHFRSNGAIVEADAVTDSNLPVESCATCHAEGKTYGIDKVHAEVAH
- a CDS encoding LysR family transcriptional regulator, translated to MSNPLLKQICELDVFTLLVFKSIFDNGHANSAAKALNVSAPKISRCLNALRLTFNDELFYRRQQGLKPTPLAESLYVAICQFTDAVHHLEQSALQLQHSASHVELPLHIAASNGLLSFLAPQLSSPEVISELGQIRLHKWQDNSAELIHAGELDLGITQEPVETKELTITHLGSIASVYIVASKHHPLWESQFDITLEQICRHSFLCLEMKGFNARIDPLELFCQRQGLLLPSIERVIDREEWYAHLLTMQSVAFCSSIDMHTVKHMPGLKLVPLSVSELHRLHETIMPPQYFLIEKPRSHRRYNQTQCELVVRSWLTVLSSNSRVSQ
- a CDS encoding bactofilin family protein; translated protein: MFGKKFLFTRKSSPTLSFIAEGTKLTGNIEFTSDVLIGGAIQGQILSQANIIVEQTGNLHCEVKCRELIIDGYFKGRLICERLVIQAHGVVDGDVACTSMQINEGGQFIGLRIKEDNQTIHAHSLPSTTPTNVLISQSQEN
- the napF gene encoding ferredoxin-type protein NapF, with product MTESINHSRRSLFNRRKSVVIRPPWVREEVEFTDVCTRCSACITACETKIIFKGDGGFPEISFKDNECTFCAQCATICPEEKLFDLSQTPWQHQAVIQDNCLTFQGIWCQSCKDACEPRAIGFTLSVGQAPMPKIDTSLCTGCGACVAPCPSQAISIKQPE